One part of the Algibacter sp. L1A34 genome encodes these proteins:
- a CDS encoding ABC transporter substrate-binding protein has product MKFHKLWNNPINILENGKPCLYLKMMLKKLIIFLIYILPLVQYAQDFSNIWDGYFSYNQVNDVVVGNNKIYAASENAVFSFDPQTKELEEITTINGLSGETISTIYYSDVYALLVVAYENGLIEIVFDDDDNVLTVVDIVNKSTIGDGDKKINHINAYENFIYLSTGYGISVFDLERLEFGDTYFIGDLGSQIEVSQTTVFGDYIYAACRDGGGLKKAAIASPNLIDYKNWQLVTGGDFLSVEANQNKLYAINTSKRIYEVNNDVLTSLFVFSDTPLKMVAAEQNLIVTTKNNIFVYDIDFNLLVQASKSTDYDTDFNAAIVNNDNIYVGTDNFGVLSTSLSNLANYEEIYPDGPLLNAPFLIQSEPNGIWVTYGEYSLYYEPLSGNRGMSHLNDGTWINTAYSDLLGATHLNYVSVNPSNNNQVFVSSFFQGLLEFNNDEPTVLYDETNSALESLQLPGNSNYRSIRVGGSVFDNNGLLWTITSLVEEPLKSYNPVGNQWVSYSFEDIIEDVINDNLGFSDLIVDDNGTKWIASFSKGIIGFNENNGSPLIKNISELDGNLPIKTVRALALDNRNQLWVGTDLGLRVLYNTSGFFTDENVTTDEIIIIEDGIAKELLADQYISDIKVDGGNNKWISTIGAGVFYLSSDGQETIYHFTTDNSPLPSNDVNDISIDETNSLIYFATSKGLVSFKSGGSSTTEDLESVYAYPNPVRPNFNIVEKKVTIKNISDNVNIKITDIEGNLVAEAQSRINLRYNNYNLEIDGGTVFWNGKNMANNIVSSGVYLVMISDLDTFETKVVKLMVVR; this is encoded by the coding sequence TTGAAATTTCATAAATTATGGAATAATCCGATAAATATTTTGGAAAACGGAAAACCTTGTTTATACTTAAAAATGATGCTTAAAAAATTAATAATTTTTCTAATTTATATTTTGCCATTGGTGCAGTATGCTCAAGATTTTTCGAATATTTGGGATGGTTATTTTTCATACAATCAAGTCAATGATGTTGTAGTTGGAAATAATAAAATATATGCAGCTTCAGAAAATGCTGTTTTTAGTTTCGACCCACAAACTAAAGAATTAGAAGAAATTACCACAATTAATGGCTTATCGGGTGAAACCATTTCAACCATATATTACAGTGATGTCTATGCGTTGTTAGTGGTTGCTTACGAAAATGGTTTAATTGAAATTGTTTTCGACGACGACGATAATGTATTAACTGTAGTCGATATTGTAAATAAATCTACTATCGGCGATGGCGATAAAAAAATTAATCATATTAATGCTTATGAAAATTTTATTTATTTGTCTACAGGTTATGGTATTTCTGTATTCGATCTAGAGCGTTTAGAGTTTGGAGATACTTATTTTATTGGAGACCTAGGAAGTCAGATAGAAGTGAGTCAAACCACTGTTTTTGGTGATTATATTTATGCAGCTTGCCGCGATGGTGGTGGTTTGAAAAAAGCTGCTATTGCTAGCCCAAATTTAATCGATTATAAAAATTGGCAGCTAGTAACTGGTGGTGATTTTTTGTCTGTAGAAGCAAACCAAAATAAATTGTATGCTATAAATACAAGTAAAAGAATATACGAGGTTAATAATGATGTGTTAACTAGTTTGTTTGTGTTTTCAGATACGCCTTTAAAAATGGTTGCTGCAGAACAAAATTTAATTGTAACCACTAAAAACAATATTTTTGTTTACGATATCGATTTTAATTTGCTAGTTCAAGCTTCAAAAAGTACAGATTACGATACCGATTTTAATGCGGCCATAGTTAATAACGATAATATTTATGTAGGTACCGATAATTTTGGTGTTTTATCTACATCTTTATCAAATCTTGCTAATTATGAAGAAATTTATCCAGACGGACCTTTATTAAATGCTCCTTTTTTAATTCAATCCGAACCTAATGGTATATGGGTTACTTATGGAGAGTATTCTTTGTATTACGAGCCGCTTTCTGGCAATAGGGGCATGAGTCATTTAAACGATGGAACTTGGATAAATACAGCTTATAGTGATTTGTTAGGAGCTACTCATTTAAATTATGTTTCTGTTAATCCTTCAAACAACAATCAAGTGTTTGTGAGTTCTTTTTTTCAAGGTTTATTGGAGTTTAATAACGACGAGCCTACTGTTTTGTATGATGAAACAAATAGTGCGTTAGAATCGCTTCAATTACCAGGGAATTCAAACTATAGAAGTATAAGAGTTGGTGGGTCTGTATTTGATAATAATGGTTTGTTGTGGACTATAACGAGTTTAGTCGAAGAACCTTTGAAATCATATAACCCCGTTGGTAATCAATGGGTTTCTTATAGTTTTGAAGATATAATTGAAGATGTAATAAATGATAATTTAGGGTTTAGCGATTTAATTGTAGATGATAATGGTACAAAATGGATAGCAAGTTTTTCTAAAGGTATTATTGGTTTTAATGAAAATAACGGAAGTCCGTTAATTAAAAATATTAGTGAACTCGATGGTAATTTACCTATTAAAACAGTAAGAGCATTAGCTTTAGATAATAGAAATCAACTATGGGTTGGTACTGATCTTGGTTTAAGAGTTTTATATAATACATCTGGATTTTTTACAGATGAAAATGTTACTACAGATGAGATTATAATTATTGAAGATGGTATTGCAAAAGAACTCCTAGCAGATCAATATATTTCAGATATAAAAGTGGATGGAGGAAACAATAAATGGATTTCCACTATTGGAGCCGGTGTGTTTTATCTATCTTCAGATGGGCAGGAAACTATATATCATTTTACAACCGATAATTCACCATTGCCTTCAAACGATGTCAATGATATTTCTATCGATGAGACTAATAGCCTCATTTATTTTGCTACAAGTAAAGGTTTAGTTTCATTTAAGTCGGGAGGCTCAAGCACAACGGAAGATTTAGAATCAGTTTACGCTTATCCAAACCCAGTGCGTCCAAACTTTAATATCGTTGAAAAAAAGGTAACTATTAAAAATATTTCCGATAACGTAAATATCAAAATTACGGATATAGAAGGTAATTTGGTAGCCGAAGCGCAATCTCGAATTAATCTAAGATATAATAACTACAACCTTGAAATAGATGGTGGAACCGTATTTTGGAATGGAAAAAATATGGCAAATAATATTGTGTCTTCTGGAGTGTATTTAGTTATGATTTCCGATTTAGATACTTTCGAAACTAAGGTTGTTAAACTAATGGTAGTTAGGTAA